CAGCACCAACGAATTTAGTGATCAGTAAAATATCTAAATTTCTCGCAAAGAAGTTGATATTAAATTCGCCAAGTTGATACAGGGAAAAGTTAAGCACCGACTTAATCTCTCGCCATGAGAAGCTAGCTTCAAAGTTAAAAGTTTCTCTAACGTAATAAAAAGCTATCATGAGCGCTGACACATGCATGGCAAGCATTGCATAGACTAGCGACCAAACACCTTGTTCGTATAGTGCAGCAACTATTCCACTTAAAAGGCCAATGAGTTTTGAAGATATGGTAATAATTGCTATAGGCTTCAACGCTAGTTGTTTTTGTAGCAGTGCAACAAAGACTCTAGAAGATGCCGCAAAAGGTAAACTAATAAGTAGTAACGGGATAATATGGGCTAATGCTGGCAATTCATAAAAGCCGGCAATTACCGGCGCAAGCAGGCTAGCAATGCCTAGTACAATAACGGAAATTAAATTGACATAATTGAATAAAATACTGACTTGGCGGGTTGTAATATCTTTCTGGCTAATAATAGCATTGCCAATCCCGCCTTCCGAAAACAACTGTGAGAATCCAAGTACGACTAAAGCAATAGCAAAAACACCGAAGTCTTCAGCGACTAAAAATCTGGCTAAAATTGCAATCTTTAAAATATCTAGGGTGGCACTACCGATAGATGTTAATGCACTCCATGAAATATTTTTCTTCAAGCTCACAGCTACTTCCAATTCCTAAAAATACTTGTTTTTAACAGCTCAATATGCAACTAGTCACTGTTTTGGGACTAAGGTATGACATCAAATGATAACGACTGACATCAGTGACCATTGTAAATAAGTTACGAACTGTCAAATGAGGGCATTCAGATTAATCAGGCCTCCATTTTGCAGAAACAGTTAGGTTGTTATTTACTTAATTAGAAGACTTTTTCTTTAACTGCTCAATCTCAGTTTCTAATATAGCCAGTTTTTGCACAGTCCTATCAATGGTAACGTTCATATTATTTCGCTCAATGTCCATCAATAATATTTTTACGAGCGCAGCTCCTAAACCAAGAATTAAAGGAATCACGGGAGGGTAAGCTATACCTAAGAAAATACCAACTCTGTCAATAACACTTGGATAAAAACCTAGTAGAGCAACGGCCAAAGCGACGAAAAACCACCGAAATGCTTGTTTCGGCTGCAAATGATCACGTCTTACTAAAAAGAAAATAATAGCAGCAATCGCAACACCGATTAATGAGCTAACTAGTTGAGGAGATAACAAAATTTTGACCTAATAACCTATAAACCTAATGCTTAATTTTATTTAAATAAGCGTATTTTTTCACGGGAAATGCCTTAGATACGGAGAGTAAACCGCTATAGGCAAGGTAGTAAAATACACTGCCCCAAGAATAAAATATACGGGAGATTCCATCAGTCCTTTCATGCATCTTTACTGGCACTTCGACGATTTTCAATCGTAAATTGCGAAGCATCAGCAAAATACCAACGCATTGATATTCTAGCATGGTTGCCTGCCTTGACACTAAAACATGTATGGCCTCTCGGTTATACAATCTAAAACCAGAGGTAATATCATTTACTTTCAAACCATTAAGCAGTTTAAACAATCGCCAGGCGACATGACGACCAGCGCTCCCTCTAGACGTACAACTTCCAATCACTACGTCTGCACCTTTCGCGTAAGCATCAATCATGGTTTGCAAGTCAGTATCATTATGTTGGCCATCTGCATCCATTGTAATCACAACATCAGCATCAAGCTTATGAGCGTATCTAATACCAGCTTGCGTTGACCGCCACGCTCCTAAATTTTTAATGTTACAAAGCACTGTCGCCCCGCAAGTCCTTGCAATACCGGCTGTTTTATCTGTGCTAAAGTCATCGACAACAATGACGTTATAGTTTTTTTCAACCAATGAAGAAATAACTCTACCTATTGAGGTTTCTTCGTTCATTGCAGGGATGACAATGTAAACTTTCAATTTGACGCCTAAAAATAAAAAAGACGGGATAGTATATCGATGTCCAAGGAAAACTTCGAGACACTGAGTCTGATTATCATAAAAACATTGGAGGATTAAATACAACTTACGGAGTTGGCTTAACTCTATTGTTAGTTATATTTAATCGCACATTGAGACTATAAGTATACTAATTTTAAGTATATGACATGCTAAATGGGCTATTAAACTAGCAAAGCTTTTCCCACCACGTTTGATTATTCAAATACCAATTAACAGTCTTTCTAATGCCAGTTTCAAACGACTCATGAGGAGTATATCCCAATTCATGGTTAGTCTTAGTAGCATCTATCGCATAACGGCGATCATGACCTGCTCTATCTTCTACATAAGTAATTAGATATTCAGACTTGCCTTGCATTGCCGAGCTAGCCGTCGCGAACTGTGAAGCTAACTTAGGGTTATTGGCAAAAGCCTCATCCATGAGTTTACAAACGACTTTAACAATATCAATATTGGCCCACTCATTGTGCCCACCAATATTATAATTTTCGCCAACCCGACCTTTTGACAGCACCAGCTCAATACCTCGTGCGTGATCTTCAACATACAACCAGTCTCTTATTTGTAAACCATCTCCATAAACAGGTAGTGGCTTATCCTTTAAAATGTTGGTAATGATGAGTGGAATAAGTTTTTCAGGAAAATGGTAAGGACCATAATTATTAGAGCAATTAGATGTTGTTACATTTAAACCATAGGTGTGATGGTATGCCCGAACAAGATGGTCACTAGCGGCCTTACTTGCTGAATAAGGAGAATTCGGTGCATATGCTGTTTCCTCTGTAAATGCTGGTTCTTTTGCCCCTAAAGATCCATAAACTTCATCAGTAGAGACGTGGTGAAACCTATGTTCAACAGGTGAGCGTCCTTCCTTATGAGGTTGATCCAACCAGATTTTTTTAGCCGCCTTCAACAAACTATAGGTGCCAATAATGTTGGTTTCTATAAACGCATCAGGCCCTGTAATTGAACGGTCTACATGAGATTCTGCCGCAAAATGAACTATCGTATTGATAGACTGCTCTGCTAATAATTTCTCGACTAATGCAGTGTTACAGATATCACCGTGGACAAATAAATAATTAGCATTGCTTTCCAAACTCGTTAAGTTCTCTTGATTTCCAGCGTAAGTAAGCGCATCTAACACAATAACCTTATCTTCAGGATGATTTGCCAGCCAATAATGGACGAAATTGGCACCGATAAAGCCTGCACCACCGGTGACTAACAAATTTCTATTTTTCATTTCTTTTTACAACATCTCATAGTAACTGCAGCCAATGCGGCATATTTATTTTTCGGCAATCAAACTAAGCAGGTATTCACCGTATCCACTTTTCTTCAATGGTTCAGCAATAGCCTTTAACAAGTTGGAATCTATCCAGCCATTACGGTACGCAACTTCCTCAGGGCAATTAATCTTTAAGCCTTGTCGTTTCTCCACAGTAGCAATAAATTGCGCAGCCGCTAATAAGTCGTCATGTGTCCCGGTGTCTAGCCATGCAGTACCACGCCCCATGATCATAACGTCTAATTTTTTCTCTTTGAGGTAGTATTCAATCACGTCAGTTATTTCAAGCTCACCACGTTTAGAAGGCTTTACATTTTTTGCCACATCAACGACATGATTATCAAAAAAATAAATGCCTGGAACCGCGTAATTAGATTTAGGTTTTTCGGGCTTCTCTTCTATCGACAAGACTTTACTATCTTCACCAAATTCAACCACTCCGTAGGCGCTCGGATTAGCCACATGATAGCCAAAAATGGTTGAGTGATCATGACGTTGACTAGCTTTCGAAAGCAATGCTGGTAAATCTTGGCCATAAAATAAATTATCCCCCAATATCAAAGCTGCACTACTACCTGCTAAAAAGCTCTCCGCGATAACAAATGCTTGCGCTAATCCTTCTGGTTTTGGTTGCACGGCATATTCAATAGAAACCCCAAATCGCTCACCATTTCCTAATAAGCGTTCGAATCGTTCAACTTCTTCTGGCGTTGCAATCAATAAAATCTCTCTAATTCCCGCTTGCATCAAGGTTGCTAACGGGTAATAGATCATAGGCTTATCATAGACAGGCATCAACTGCTTGCTGACTTCTTGGGTTAGCGGGTACAGGCGAGTGCCGGTTCCGCCTGCTAAAATAATGCCTTTTCTCTCTAACATTCTATTTTCTCTATAATCTGGCGATAATTAGCGCCTTTGTGACCTTTGTATAATCAAACAATATAAGGTTTAAACTTTTGGCACCCTCTCGTAATCGAGCAATCTTTGCCATTGAGGGGCTAATGCAGCTTCAGTCAATGTCTTCTGTAAAATATTGGCATTGCCATGCCCTGTTTTTACCCATTCAATTAGTTGTGACAAGTTTATCGCATTCAGCTGTTCAGACTTCCCTACAGTAAAGCCAATTTCACTAAGGTGTCTATAACTGGAGACATTCGATTTCATAAACACTGGCTTATTCAATGCAAACATCGCATATGCGACGAACAAGCCTTGCTGTCTATCATGTCCGAAAATACAAACATCAACTTCGGCCAGCAGCTTGGCATGTTCTTGCTTAGTTAACATTTCCTGATAGGCGTAAAACTTATCGCCAAAGATAGCTTTGCCTTGATGAATGACCTCTTCAATATAGTCTGCTCTGCCCGCGTAATTTAACGTACAAATAACTCTTATATTTTCCCTTGCTAAATGCTTTATCTGATTAAACATTTCGATATGATTGTTTGAAGCAGCGGCAGAGTTACCAACTAATATTGTCATTGGTTTGTACTTATCATTAACGCTCGCCACACTTACGCTAGTTAAATCATCTAAATAGGTTTGCTCAAGCGGATATGGAATCACAAGTGCATCACCGCGTTTTAGGTATTTCTTAACTAAATTTGCGTCACCGCTATTTAGACAAACAACAGATTTGTAACGAGCGCATAAAAGTGTGTGAGCCAGCTTAACAATACGCTGTTTTAGCGTTAGTTTTTTAGTTTGGTAACGGTATAAATCTGCGCCCCAAAATACGCAGCTAGCATTAGAAGTCAACGGGTGAATTAGCAACATCCGCCAAACTTTGGGGTCGAAATTACCATGAACAATAAGCCGAGTACCTTTTGGTAGCTCATCAAGTTTTCGCTTTAAGTCTTTGGCATTAGAGTAATAATTGAAACCTGTAGACGGTGATTGTTTTGGAACAGCTAATGCCCAAAATGCTTGCTCTTCATTTTTATCTATTAGGCTTCTAAAATATTTAGCCATAGACACATAGTGATGCGGCGTGTCAGCAAAAATATGAACTATCACTTTACTTCCTTGGCAAGTTCAATTTTTACAAAGACCTTTTCACCTTCATCATTGATATAATGGGCATTTGCATAATCGCCGTGAGTCAAGGCTCTTAGCAAGTTTAAATGTTCTTGCAAAGTTCCTTTTTGGTTCAAATCTAACTCACAAAGAGCTTTAAAGTCTTGAATACCGTTATAATTGCCTTCTTCAGCTGGTTTGGTGCCAATATAGTCTTCATTAATCCAACTTAAAAGGTGCTTTTCAATAAGCGCTATCTCAGCCTGCTGAACCTTATCATAGGCTGTTTGTGAAGTATCATACTCACATAAATCTACAATACTCTGAACAATAATATCACCGTGATCGATCTCT
This Thalassotalea euphylliae DNA region includes the following protein-coding sequences:
- a CDS encoding DUF2304 domain-containing protein, whose protein sequence is MLSPQLVSSLIGVAIAAIIFFLVRRDHLQPKQAFRWFFVALAVALLGFYPSVIDRVGIFLGIAYPPVIPLILGLGAALVKILLMDIERNNMNVTIDRTVQKLAILETEIEQLKKKSSN
- the rfbA gene encoding glucose-1-phosphate thymidylyltransferase RfbA; the protein is MLERKGIILAGGTGTRLYPLTQEVSKQLMPVYDKPMIYYPLATLMQAGIREILLIATPEEVERFERLLGNGERFGVSIEYAVQPKPEGLAQAFVIAESFLAGSSAALILGDNLFYGQDLPALLSKASQRHDHSTIFGYHVANPSAYGVVEFGEDSKVLSIEEKPEKPKSNYAVPGIYFFDNHVVDVAKNVKPSKRGELEITDVIEYYLKEKKLDVMIMGRGTAWLDTGTHDDLLAAAQFIATVEKRQGLKINCPEEVAYRNGWIDSNLLKAIAEPLKKSGYGEYLLSLIAEK
- a CDS encoding oligosaccharide flippase family protein — its product is MSLKKNISWSALTSIGSATLDILKIAILARFLVAEDFGVFAIALVVLGFSQLFSEGGIGNAIISQKDITTRQVSILFNYVNLISVIVLGIASLLAPVIAGFYELPALAHIIPLLLISLPFAASSRVFVALLQKQLALKPIAIITISSKLIGLLSGIVAALYEQGVWSLVYAMLAMHVSALMIAFYYVRETFNFEASFSWREIKSVLNFSLYQLGEFNINFFARNLDILLITKFVGAEIAGQYSIIKNLFSRFGDVVVSTFTRVFHPKLANSTQREELVGQYQQFNVFVVTVVFIGFLGLAINHELFINLLLGEGYNTLFTLVPIMCLWMALRYSTAPVSTLWMVRLKPHYGLYWNIGLLFLVSSVIYLTSDRHIEGIVTGLAILQAFILLFAWCLAYQLLEKQKQFVSLLITRLLPIVIYTSIVGYFFTSLFNADSNEFVLVLYTACSTLPVLTFIYKFEVSKTAK
- the rfbB gene encoding dTDP-glucose 4,6-dehydratase; translation: MKNRNLLVTGGAGFIGANFVHYWLANHPEDKVIVLDALTYAGNQENLTSLESNANYLFVHGDICNTALVEKLLAEQSINTIVHFAAESHVDRSITGPDAFIETNIIGTYSLLKAAKKIWLDQPHKEGRSPVEHRFHHVSTDEVYGSLGAKEPAFTEETAYAPNSPYSASKAASDHLVRAYHHTYGLNVTTSNCSNNYGPYHFPEKLIPLIITNILKDKPLPVYGDGLQIRDWLYVEDHARGIELVLSKGRVGENYNIGGHNEWANIDIVKVVCKLMDEAFANNPKLASQFATASSAMQGKSEYLITYVEDRAGHDRRYAIDATKTNHELGYTPHESFETGIRKTVNWYLNNQTWWEKLC
- a CDS encoding glycosyltransferase family 2 protein; translated protein: MKVYIVIPAMNEETSIGRVISSLVEKNYNVIVVDDFSTDKTAGIARTCGATVLCNIKNLGAWRSTQAGIRYAHKLDADVVITMDADGQHNDTDLQTMIDAYAKGADVVIGSCTSRGSAGRHVAWRLFKLLNGLKVNDITSGFRLYNREAIHVLVSRQATMLEYQCVGILLMLRNLRLKIVEVPVKMHERTDGISRIFYSWGSVFYYLAYSGLLSVSKAFPVKKYAYLNKIKH
- a CDS encoding TDP-N-acetylfucosamine:lipid II N-acetylfucosaminyltransferase, which encodes MIVHIFADTPHHYVSMAKYFRSLIDKNEEQAFWALAVPKQSPSTGFNYYSNAKDLKRKLDELPKGTRLIVHGNFDPKVWRMLLIHPLTSNASCVFWGADLYRYQTKKLTLKQRIVKLAHTLLCARYKSVVCLNSGDANLVKKYLKRGDALVIPYPLEQTYLDDLTSVSVASVNDKYKPMTILVGNSAAASNNHIEMFNQIKHLARENIRVICTLNYAGRADYIEEVIHQGKAIFGDKFYAYQEMLTKQEHAKLLAEVDVCIFGHDRQQGLFVAYAMFALNKPVFMKSNVSSYRHLSEIGFTVGKSEQLNAINLSQLIEWVKTGHGNANILQKTLTEAALAPQWQRLLDYERVPKV